A portion of the Fulvia fulva chromosome 1, complete sequence genome contains these proteins:
- a CDS encoding Ferric/cupric reductase transmembrane component 7, with protein MTLGPQPYYWPNYDGSEPSYGNSMPIATRSGWMATGCLPFVILMAGKSNLVTMVTGVSHERLQPFHRWISYAMFILALIHTFPFIVYHIRIGDMVEKWNTQLFYWTGVVALIAQAYLTFASMGPLRNMGYEWFKFSHFLAALIFTLFFFFHCDFTLTSAQYFVVTVVFFAASWLHRQLRIYVEHGIGHRATISVAANGFVRVSVPTKARWRAGQHFFVRFMGLHVWATHPFSACSLPARASFNISVESKLVFYIRPQKGFTARLARYAETHLESQTRVLLDGPYGGVDMQKIVSCQRSVVIAGGSGAGWVLPLVIAFLRNLQLQSIENPQRPSLRVILVTRDKATQTWFEKAVADEIAACPVDSLTAADYSIELYYTGTTEDEQYPRLTGQLQKNFDDPEKAPVIEGVPKSELESSSRSSRSDVLAKPINVRRHDGRPDLSAIIAQEGDAQRVDSALGVFVCGPASMQSGATNAVAREQLRIMKDGSREMYFHCEHFSWA; from the exons ATGACATTGGGTCCACAGCCTTATTACTGGCCAAATTACGACGGCAGTGAGCCAAGTTATGGGAACTCCATGCCTATCGCTACTCGCTCCGGCTGGATGGCCACCGGGTGTTTGCCATTCGTAATTCTCATGGCCGGCAAGAGCAATCTTGTCACAATGGTAACTGGTGTCTCGCATGAGAGATTACAGCCTTTCCACCGCTGGATTTCGTATGCCATGTTCATCCTGGCTCTCATTCACACGTTCCCGTTCATCGTCTATCATATTCGGATCGGAGATATGGTCGAGAAGTGGAATACACAGCTCTTCTACTGGACTGGTGTCGTCGCTCTCATTGCACAGGCATATTTGACCTTCGCGTCTATGGGCCCTCTAAG GAATATGGGCTACGAATGGTTCAAGTTCTCTCACTTTCTGGCCGCGCTGATCTTCACCTTGTTCTTCTTCTTCCATTGCGACTTCACCCTCACATCTGC GCAATACTTTGTTGTTACCGTCGTCTTCTTCGCAGCCTCTTGGCTTCATCGCCAACTTCGCATCTACGTCGAGCATGGAATAGGCCACCGCGCGACCATCAGCGTTGCCGCCAACGGGTTTGTTCGGGTCTCCGTCCCAACCAAGGCGAGATGGCGTGCAGGCCAGCACTTCTTCGTTCGCTTCATGGGACTCCATGTATGGGCCACCCACCCATTCTCGGCTTGCTCACTGCCCGCACGCGCATCATTCAACATCAGCGTGGAGTCCAAACTAGTCTTTTACATCCGCCCGCAGAAAGGCTTCACCGCCCGCTTGGCCAGATACGCCGAAACGCACCTTGAGTCGCAGACGCGAGTCCTTCTGGACGGACCCTACGGAGGCGTCGACATGCAGAAAATTGTTTCGTGCCAACGCAGCGTGGTCATTGCCGGGGGCTCTGGTGCAGGTTGGGTCTTACCGCTTGTCATCGCCTTCCTGCGAAACCTCCAGCTTCAAAGCATCGAGAACCCGCAACGGCCATCACTACGGGTCATCCTCGTCACCCGCGACAAGGCAACTCAGACGTGGTTTGAGAAGGCCGTGGCTGATGAAATCGCTGCATGTCCTGTCGACAGCCTGACAGCCGCTGACTACTCCATCGAACTGTACTATACCGGAACGACAGAGGATGAGCAATATCCTCGACTGACAGGTCAACTCCAAAAAAACTTCGACGATCCTGAAAAGGCACCCGTCATTGAAGGGGTTCCAAAGTCAGAGCTGGAATCATCGTCTAGATCCAGTAGGTCAGATGTCCTCGCCAAGCCCATCAATGTACGGCGGCATGATGGGAGACCGGATCTTTCGGCTATCATCGCCCAGGAAGGTGATGCTCAGCGTGTGGATAGTGCGCTGGGAGTCTTTGTGTGTGGACCAGCGAGTATGCAGAGTGGTGCTACCAATGCGGTTGCGAGGGAGCAGTTGAGGATTATGAAGGATGGGTCGAGGGAGATGTACTTTCACTGTGAGCATTTTTCGTGGGCGTAG
- a CDS encoding Succinate dehydrogenase assembly factor 1, mitochondrial, translating to MARAARLSGLQRDVLSLYRKCLRAARTKPAENRPNFYAFARHEFERNIGMDKKDFSTIEFLLRKGMRQLEIYEAPNITNIAG from the coding sequence ATGGCGCGAGCTGCACGCCTGTCAGGCCTACAGCGAGACGTCCTCTCCTTGTATCGAAAATGCCTCCGAGCAGCACGAACGAAGCCGGCTGAGAACCGCCCCAACTTCTACGCCTTCGCGAGACACGAATTTGAGCGGAACATCGGCATGGATAAGAAGGACTTTAGCACGATCGAGTTTCTCTTACGCAAAGGAATGCGGCAGCTGGAGATATATGAGGCTCCTAATATCACGAATATTGCTGGCTAG
- a CDS encoding Pyridoxal reductase codes for MASNIIDKTKHALHFNKEGDIKIAGRKVHGTGYGLMGLTWRPQPPSQEQAFTAMKTALDSGANFWNGGELYGTPERNSLHLLKEYFDEHPSHASKVVISIKGGLVKGGMKPDGSAENTRRSIDECLNVMTNKKLDIWEAARCDPETPIEITMRAANEYVKAGKLGGISLSECSEDTIRRAAKEVTVSAVEVEFSLWSTEILENGVAKACAELDIPIVAYSPLGRGFLTGEIKKLEDIPEGDFRRTIPRFYPENFDKNLELVTQIEELAKRKGCKPGQIGLAWVRAQSKKPGMPTIIPIPGASSPERVRENMVEIDLSENDVKEIDSLLASVEVIGGRYNEHGAALTFGSTPPLKE; via the exons ATGGCTTCAAACATCATCGACAAGACGAAACATGCCCTCCATTTCAACAAGGAAGGAGACATCAAGATCGCAGGTCGCAAAGTCCATGGTACAGGCTACGGACTGATGGGTCTAACATGGCGACCACAACCCCCATCACAGGAACAAGCTTTCACTGCCATGA AAACCGCCCTCGACAGCGGCGCAAACTTCTGGAACGGGGGCGAGCTCTACGGCACGCCAGAACGCAATAGCTTACATCTGCTCAAGGAATACTTTGACGAGCACCCAAGTCACGCCTCGAAGGTCGTCATCTCCATCAAGGGAGGCCTCGTAAAGGGAGGTATGAAGCCTGATGGGTCGGCTGAGAATACACGACGGAGCATTGATGAGTGTCTCAATGTAATGACCAACAAGAAGCTCGATATCTG GGAAGCTGCTCGCTGCGACCCAGAAACTCCTATCGAAATCACGATGCGAGCTGCAAACGAGTATGTGAAAGCAGGCAAGCTGGGAGGTATCTCGTTGTCCGAATGTAGCGAAGACACCATCCGTCGCGCGGCCAAGGAGGTCACTGTATCGGCTGTAGAGGTCGAGTTCAGTCTCTGGAGTACTGAGATCCTCGAAAATGGCGTGGCCAAAGCCTGTGCTGAGTTGGACATTCCGATTGTCGCGTACAGCCCACTAGGCCGAGGGTTCTTGACTGGGGAAATCAAAAAGCTGGAGGATATTCCTGAGGGCGACTTTCGCCGAACCATACCTAGGTTCTACCCTGAGAACTTCGACAAGAATCTTGAGCTCGTGACCCAGATTGAGGAGCTGGCGAAGAGGAAGGGGTGCAAGCCTGGTCAGATTG GCCTTGCCTGGGTCAGAGCGCAGAGCAAAAAGCCCGGCATGCCAACTATCATACCAATTCCAGGGGCGTCCTCTCCGGAAAGAGTACGAGAGAACATGGTGGAGATCGATCTCAGCGAGAACGATGTCAAGGAGATCGACAGCCTTCTCGCCAGCGTGGAGGTCATTGGTGGTCGATACAACGAACACGGCGCCGCCTTGACATTTGGCAGTACGCCACCTTTGAAGGAGTAA
- a CDS encoding Mitochondrial respiratory chain complexes assembly protein encodes MASLLRQPQSLARSSRQLIEAASLSRTLSRRPASIPRPLYAYARSRQYATQPEEPKDGKQADKTPSLPPKGMESLYSQSSPLSSSPQPPKKPGSDEPEGPLPGRVQINAQEEQALDDVFGLVKKGMPASMAADVDKALQRLKKEGLPSELRDTIKEVQEEGMSPARAAKLWRLTTQVARETAEKEVNSKSSQEEPQQKSGEDPGPSGSPNSKKGGNKKGQKDKKSDSPFQNVTEIKFDLSNFLISAFVAYMLYRLVIPTENSREITWQEFRNTFFDKGLVEKLIVVNGNRVRVHLHRESVASMYPESPAAQTGFYYYFSIGSVEAFERRVEEAQNELQIPSSERISVSYHEEGSWFNTVIAFGPTLLFIGAIFYLSRRAASGAGGGQGGIFGMGKSRAKKFNHETDIKVKFADVAGMDEAKLEIMEFVSFLKEPGVYQKLGAKIPRGAILSGPPGTGKTLLAKATAGESGVPFFSVSGSEFVEIFVGVGPSRVRDLFANARKNTPCIIFIDEIDAIGKARSKSNFGGGNDERESTLNQILTEMDGFNTAEQVVVLAGTNRADILDKALMRPGRFDRNIAIDRPTMDGRKQIFGVHLKNIVTNEDIEHLKGRLAALTPGFAGADIANCVNEAALVAARAKAESVAMTHFEQAIERVIGGLEKKSLVLTPEEKKTVAYHEAGHAICGWYFQYADPLLKVSIIPRGSGALGYAQYLPGGGSDEVLMNVKQLMDRMAMTLGGRVSEELHFDTVTSGASSDFQKVTRMANAMVTKWGMSELGYMYYPDPGETQETQLQKPFSESTAQAIDAEVKRIVNEAYKQCRQLLEEKKKEVGIVAEELLSKEVLSRDDMVRLLGPRPFADPGEFSKFFGGGDPLPDQPPAPTGSIDPPPNDGPPLPGAGPAQPAPTLYQQLEQISKKW; translated from the coding sequence ATGGCGTCGCTCCTCCGTCAACCGCAGTCTCTCGCGAGATCATCGCGCCAGCTCATCGAGGCAGCATCCCTCTCACGCACACTCTCACGACGGCCCGCATCGATACCTCGTCCACTGTACGCATATGCCCGCAGTAGGCAGTATGCCACCCAGCCGGAAGAGCCCAAAGATGGCAAGCAGGCAGACAAGACGCCGAGTTTGCCGCCCAAAGGCATGGAGAGCCTCTATTCACAAAGCTCACCGTTATCATCGAGTCCACAGCCGCCTAAAAAGCCCGGATCAGATGAGCCAGAAGGTCCGCTACCCGGCCGGGTGCAGATCAATGCGCAGGAGGAGCAGGCCTTAGACGATGTGTTTGGTCTCGTAAAGAAGGGAATGCCAGCTTCTATGGCCGCGGATGTTGACAAGGCGCTACAACGATTAAAGAAGGAAGGTCTGCCTTCAGAGCTCCGAGACACTATCAAAGAGGTACAAGAAGAAGGCATGTCGCCAGCAAGAGCGGCGAAACTGTGGCGCCTTACAACGCAAGTCGCTAGAGAGACCGCTGAGAAGGAGGTCAACTCAAAGTCCAGTCAAGAAGAGCCCCAGCAGAAGAGTGGCGAGGACCCGGGTCCGTCTGGTTCACCAAACTCGAAGAAGGGTGGCAATAAGAAGGGCCAAAAAGACAAGAAAAGCGACTCGCCATTTCAAAACGTCACAGAGATCAAGTTTGACCTATCAAATTTCCTCATATCTGCCTTCGTGGCGTACATGCTATACAGGCTGGTGATACCTACCGAGAACAGCAGGGAAATTACTTGGCAGGAGTTTAGGAACACATTCTTCGACAAAGGTCTTGTGGAGAAGCTGATCGTGGTCAACGGAAACCGGGTGCGGGTACACTTGCACAGAGAAAGCGTTGCATCAATGTACCCGGAGTCGCCTGCCGCACAAACCGgcttctactactacttcAGCATCGGATCAGTCGAAGCATTTGAGCGCCGGGTAGAGGAGGCGCAGAACGAGCTGCAGATCCCGAGCTCCGAAAGAATATCAGTCTCTTACCACGAAGAGGGAAGCTGGTTCAACACTGTGATAGCCTTCGGTCCCACACTGCTCTTCATCGGAGCCATTTTCTACCTTTCACGACGAGCCGCATCTGGTGCTGGTGGTGGTCAAGGTGGCATCTTTGGCATGGGCAAGAGCCGAGCGAAGAAGTTCAACCACGAGACCGACATCAAGGTCAAATTTGCTGATGTCGCGGGTATGGACGAAGCCAAGCTCGAGATCATGGAGTTTGTGAGCTTCTTGAAAGAGCCAGGCGTATACCAGAAGCTTGGTGCCAAGATTCCACGAGGAGCAATCTTGTCAGGGCCACCGGGCACTGGTAAGACACTACTTGCGAAAGCCACCGCAGGAGAGAGTGGTGTTCCATTTTTCTCCGTCTCAGGATCCGAGTTCGTGGAGATATTTGTCGGTGTTGGTCCTAGTCGCGTCAGGGATCTGTTCGCCAATGCTCGCAAGAACACGCCTTGCATCATCTTCATCGATGAAATCGACGCCATCGGAAAGGCTCGATCAAAGTCGAATTTTGGTGGCGGCAACGATGAGCGAGAAAGCACATTGAACCAGATCCTTACCGAAATGGATGGTTTCAATACTGCCGAACAGGTCGTAGTCCTCGCTGGTACAAACAGAGCAGATATCCTCGACAAAGCATTGATGCGTCCTGGACGTTTCGATAGGAATATTGCCATTGATCGCCCTACAATGGATGGCAGGAAGCAGATCTTTGGCGTTCATCTCAAGAACATTGTCACGAACGAGGATATCGAACATCTGAAAGGACGTCTCGCAGCTCTTACTCCCGGCTTCGCTGGTGCCGATATTGCAAACTGTGTCAACGAGGCGGCCTTGGTTGCCGCAAGAGCAAAGGCTGAATCCGTGGCCATGACGCATTTCGAACAAGCCATTGAACGTGTCATTGGTGGATTGGAGAAGAAGAGCTTGGTCCTCACACCGGAAGAGAAGAAGACTGTCGCATACCACGAGGCTGGCCACGCTATCTGTGGTTGGTACTTCCAGTATGCAGATCCACTTCTCAAAGTCAGCATCATTCCCCGCGGCTCTGGAGCCCTGGGGTATGCGCAGTACCTTCCAGGTGGTGGCAGCGATGAAGTCCTCATGAATGTCAAGCAGCTTATGGATCGAATGGCCATGACATTGGGCGGTCGCGTCTCTGAGGAGCTTCACTTCGATACTGTGACCAGCGGTGCCAGCAGCGACTTCCAGAAAGTAACGCGCATGGCGAACGCCATGGTCACCAAGTGGGGCATGTCGGAGCTTGGCTACATGTACTATCCAGATCCCGGGGAGACTCAGGAGACTCAGCTCCAGAAGCCATTCTCGGAGTCTACAGCGCAAGCCATCGACGCGGAGGTCAAGCGAATCGTGAATGAAGCATACAAGCAATGCCGTCAATTGCTTGaagagaagaagaaggaagTTGGCATCGTTGCAGAGGAACTTCTCAGCAAGGAGGTCCTGAGCCGAGACGACATGGTTCGGTTACTTGGACCACGCCCATTTGCTGATCCAGGCGAGTTCAGCAAGTTCTTCGGAGGAGGAGACCCCCTTCCTGACCAACCACCCGCCCCGACTGGCTCTATCGATCCACCGCCAAACGATGGGCCACCACTTCCAGGTGCAGGTCCGGCACAGCCTGCACCGACACTATACCAGCAACTTGAGCAGATCTCGAAGAAGTGGTAA